The DNA region GAATAATACTATTATTAAAGAGAACAATAAAGTGAAGGGAATATTAAGTTTTGGAAAAGATATCACTGATGGAGATTTTAACTCTGCACTCTATGCTTTTTTGAAAAAAGTTTGTGAGTTCTTTTTTGCACCTTACGGAGAAATGTGGACTTTGGATAGTAAAGGTAGGAAGCTTATTCTTTCCAACGTTTTTATGCAAGAGAAGATAAATATAAGGGGTTTTATAAAAGAAGTAAAGAACTTTCTTTTTCTCCTGGAGAAGGGGTTCCAGGTAAATGCTGGATGAATTTAAATTACCTAATAATAGAGAACTTACAAGAGAGAGCAGAATTTATAAGAAAAGAGTTGGCAAAGGAATTTAATCTAAATTCCTTGATAGCCATACCTATCTATAGTGAGAATGAGTTTATAGGCGTATGTGATAAAAAGAAGACAGAACTATCTCCCTCTCTTGCAGTTCAGATTGCAAGAGTCTTTGAGACTAAAAAGAGTATAGCAAAGATTCAAGAATTGTTAAGATTAATTGATATTTCTGATGATGCAATAATTGTATTAGACGAGGAAGACAAGGTTTTATTTTGGAATCAAGGCGCAGAAAAACTATATGGTATATCTAAGATGGATGCTTTAGGAAAGAATATCAATAAGATTCTTTCTTACTCTTATGAGGCTATTAAAGGGAAGCTTATCAGTAAAAGAAAATGGATAGGAGAGATAGAACAAAGAAAAAGTGGCGGAGAAAGAATATTAGTAGGGAGTTTTATGGAGCTTGTAAAAAATGAGGAAGAAGAGGGTTATAAAATTTTTATAAGAAATACAGATATTACTTTCATTAGAAGGCTTCAAGAACAGTTGAATAGGGCTCAGAAACTTGAGAGTATTGGAAATCTTGCAAGTGGCATTGCTCATGACTTGAATAACATTTTTACTCCTAAAAATATAGATATAAAAATTGAAATTTCTGGAGAGCTTCATCCTATATTAGGAGACCCTACTTCTATAAACCAGGTGCTTCTGAATCTCTGTGTAAATGCAAAGGATGCAATGCCAAATGGTGGAGTTCTTACTATAAAGGTAGAAAATGTTTATATTGATGAGGATTATGCTAAGTGGAATCCTATGTCAAAGGTGGGAGATTATGTGGTGATTACAGTAGCAGATACAGGGATAGGAATCCCTAAGGATGTAATGGACAAGATCTTTGATCCTTACTTTACTACAAAAGGCGAGAAAGGAACGGGCTTAGGACTTTCTACGGTTTACACTATTGTAAAAGAGCACGAGGGATTTATAAATGTATACAGTGAGGAAGGGAAGGGAACTGTTTTTAAAGTATATATTCCAGCTATAAGCAATCATAAAAATAAAAAGGAGGAAGATAGAAAAGAGATCTCTGAAAAAAAGAGTTATGTTTTAGTAGTTGAAGATGAAAAGCATATTAGGGAAATAGTAAAAGATATGTTGGAGAGGAATAATCTCAACGTACTTTTGGCAGAAAATGGAAAAGAAGCTGTAAAAATTTTGGAGAAGAATAAGGAGTTAATAAACCTTGCTATTGTGGATTATAACCTCTCAGACGTAAAAGGGGATGTACTTATTGGGGAGATTAAAGCTATGCTACCTGAATTAAAGATTATACTTATGAAAAATAAACAATATTCCTGCAGATAGTTACTTAAAGAAGCCCTTTAAGAAAGAAGAGTTACTAAGGATAATAGAAGAACAATTAGGTTAAAAGATTGGATTCTTTTTCAATTTTAAGAATTTTGTCCCATATTTCTAAAGCACAATCTACTAATTTTGGATCAAACTGCAAACCCTTTTGTTTTATTAATTCTTCCTGTATCTTTTCTTTTGGCATAGGATCCTTGTATGGTCTTTTGGAGAACATAGCATCTATTGCATCCGCAATACAGACAATTATTCCTTCTACAGGGATGTCTTCTCCTTTTAAGCCATAAGGGTATCCCGCTCCATTCCATTTTTCATGATTTCAAGTTCTTCTGCAGTTAATTTTCCTGATTTTAAAAGTATACTATCAGGAATTCCTACTTTTCCTATATCATGAAGAGGGGCAGCTAATTTTAAGGAATAGCAATACTCAGGGGAAAAACCTAAGGCATTAGCAAATTCATAAGCAATATTTCCAACTCTTATGGTATGTTCATGAGTTTCATCATCTCTAAATTCAGCAAGGAGATTGATTCTTTCCAAAAGCTCCATGGTTAACTCTTTATTTTCTTGCAGAAGTTTATTAATACTTTCTTCTGCTATTTTATAAGAAGTTTTTAAACTTTCTAAAAAACTCTCTCTAAAAGCATAAAAAAATTTTGCTCTTTTAGCAAGCTCTATTCTTATTTTAAGAGTAGTCATATCTATAGGTTTGACTGAGAAATCATCTGCACCAGCTTCTGCACACTGTTTCATGGTTTCCTCATCTCCATATGCGGTAAGCATAATCACCAATATATTTCTTTTAGTTTCTCTAATTTTTTTAAGGTAGTTATTCCATTCATTTCAGGCATTTTTACATCAAGGAGAACAATATCAGGATTTTCTTTCTCTAAAATTTTAAGAGCTTTAACTCCATTTTCTGCAAGAAAAGGTTTCTCTTATAAAGGGTTCATCGTCAACTACCAGTATCTTTTCCATCTTCCTCACCCACCTTTAGAAGTCTATCTACTAAATCTGATATCCTTTTGGAAGAGATCTCTATCTGTTCAGCTATTTCTTTAATTTTTTCAGGAGAACTATAAAATCTACTCTTTAACACTTGGGATTGTCCAAAGATTATGGTTAGAGGATTTCTAAATTCATGAGATACAGTTTTTATAAATTCTTTTCTTTCCTTTTCCAAATTTTCAAGCTTATCAATGTAATTTATTTTCTCAAATATGGAGAAAATAGAGAGAATAAAAAGTCTATAGATTTTTGTAATAATCTCATCTTTTTTTTCAATAAAAATTACAGTCTCGTTTCCTTCTATTTTGCAATATTTCTTAGCATCATATCCTTCAATGGCATTTGGAAGATGTAGGGAGGAACTATAAATATTTTTTTCCCTGGAAAAGACAGAGATTTCAATGTTTTCTTTTTCAGAAAAAGTTCTTAAAATTTCTACTAAGCTTTTTCTATCCTTGTAATTTATGGCTTCACTTAAGGTCTCCAGTGCATTATTTTGGACAGATATAATTTTTGAGATGGTCTCATTAAGTTTTTCTCCCTCTCTTCTGTATTTATCACTAAGGGTTTTATAGTCTTTCAATGGGTTATAAATAAAGTTGGTAAGAGTATAGAAAGCAATGTTAAAAACTCCCAAAATTTTGAATATATGTCCAAACCATAAAGTCCAGTCAAAGAGGGAAGCATATTTTATAAAAGCTATTTCGCTTAGAGCAAACATAACCCCACTTAAAAGTAAATAAGGGTTGTTTTTGTTTTTAATGCTAAAGGTTAAAAATAAAAGAGTATATAAAATTTCTAAGACACTTTTTAGGGTTGTTGTCCCTAAACCTTCCACATGGAAGATGTTAGTAGGAAGAAGCTTAATAAGAAATATTAAAAGTATGGAGAGCAAAGGAAATAGGAATGTAAAAGAAGTAAATCTTGTGTTTAGATTTTTATATTTTAAGTGAAGTATGGCAAGGATTAATCCACAAGATTGAATGAACCTTGCAAACATCCAGAATATAACACTTAAACCTGTATTGCTTATTCCAGTAAATCCAGCATAGTAAATAGTATGGGGAATATCTAAGATAGCAGAAGAAAGGAATACTGTTCCGATAACTTGAAGAAATGGAGTTCTTTCAGGCATGGGTAGAGAGATTAGTACAATAAAGATGATAAAGGACATAAAGATGGACAAAAATTCTAATAAAAGATGGGTAATGTAGGTATAGCTGACAAAATAAATAATACAAAGCAGAATTAACAGTGCTATTAAATTATGTAATGCTATTTTTCATACATATATTTTAGCAGATAATCGAGTGATGGAAAATTGTTTTAGTTTTTGGTTACATTGTTTGACAATTTTAAAATTTAGTCTTATATTATACTTTCAAGAAGTTAAAGTGGGGAGTCAAAAAATGGGTAGAGATAAGAATGGGATAATAAAAAGTATTATAAAGTACATTTCAGAGGTTTTAATTTTAATTTTTGTAATATTTCATCTTTCTTATGCTTATGTAGAGCCGAGAGCAGACATCAATTCAAAAAGCGAATTTAATCCCCTTTTTAGAGTTTATTATAGCAATGCGGTAATAGTTTTGACCTATCATGCAGTGGATAGGAAGATTTTAGGACCTATAAGCCTTTCTCCAGATCTTTTTGAAAAGCATATGGAATATTTAAAGTATATGGGGTTTCACTTTATTACTCCTGACCTTTTAAGAAGATTTATGGAAGGAAGGGAAGATGTACCTGATAATGCAGTTCTTATAACCTTTGATGATGGTTACGAGAATTTTTACACGAATGCTTACCCTATATTAAAGAAATTTCATATTCCTGCTATTAATTTTGTTATTGTTTCAAAGATTGGTAAGAATGGAGCTTTTCCTCACTTGAAATGGGATGAAATGAGGGAGATGTTAAAAAGCGGTTTGATATATTTTGGATCCCATTCTTATGATTCTCATTATTTAATAAAGATCGGTATATTTAAGAAGGCTCCTGCCCTTGTAGGTAGAAAATTTGAGCTGTTTGGTTATAAAGAGAGCGAAGAGGAATATGAAACAAGAATAGCTTTTGATCTATGGTATTCAAAGGTGCTTTTGGAAAATAATTTAGGTATTTCTGTTAAGGATTTTTGTTTTCCTT from Dictyoglomus turgidum DSM 6724 includes:
- a CDS encoding hybrid sensor histidine kinase/response regulator; protein product: MNLNYLIIENLQERAEFIRKELAKEFNLNSLIAIPIYSENEFIGVCDKKKTELSPSLAVQIARVFETKKSIAKIQELLRLIDISDDAIIVLDEEDKVLFWNQGAEKLYGISKMDALGKNINKILSYSYEAIKGKLISKRKWIGEIEQRKSGGERILVGSFMELVKNEEEEGYKIFIRNTDITFIRRLQEQLNRAQKLESIGNLASGIAHDLNNIFTPKNIDIKIEISGELHPILGDPTSINQVLLNLCVNAKDAMPNGGVLTIKVENVYIDEDYAKWNPMSKVGDYVVITVADTGIGIPKDVMDKIFDPYFTTKGEKGTGLGLSTVYTIVKEHEGFINVYSEEGKGTVFKVYIPAISNHKNKKEEDRKEISEKKSYVLVVEDEKHIREIVKDMLERNNLNVLLAENGKEAVKILEKNKELINLAIVDYNLSDVKGDVLIGEIKAMLPELKIILMKNKQYSCR
- a CDS encoding MASE3 domain-containing protein, whose amino-acid sequence is MALHNLIALLILLCIIYFVSYTYITHLLLEFLSIFMSFIIFIVLISLPMPERTPFLQVIGTVFLSSAILDIPHTIYYAGFTGISNTGLSVIFWMFARFIQSCGLILAILHLKYKNLNTRFTSFTFLFPLLSILLIFLIKLLPTNIFHVEGLGTTTLKSVLEILYTLLFLTFSIKNKNNPYLLLSGVMFALSEIAFIKYASLFDWTLWFGHIFKILGVFNIAFYTLTNFIYNPLKDYKTLSDKYRREGEKLNETISKIISVQNNALETLSEAINYKDRKSLVEILRTFSEKENIEISVFSREKNIYSSSLHLPNAIEGYDAKKYCKIEGNETVIFIEKKDEIITKIYRLFILSIFSIFEKINYIDKLENLEKERKEFIKTVSHEFRNPLTIIFGQSQVLKSRFYSSPEKIKEIAEQIEISSKRISDLVDRLLKVGEEDGKDTGS
- a CDS encoding polysaccharide deacetylase family protein; this encodes MGRDKNGIIKSIIKYISEVLILIFVIFHLSYAYVEPRADINSKSEFNPLFRVYYSNAVIVLTYHAVDRKILGPISLSPDLFEKHMEYLKYMGFHFITPDLLRRFMEGREDVPDNAVLITFDDGYENFYTNAYPILKKFHIPAINFVIVSKIGKNGAFPHLKWDEMREMLKSGLIYFGSHSYDSHYLIKIGIFKKAPALVGRKFELFGYKESEEEYETRIAFDLWYSKVLLENNLGISVKDFCFPYGAYNEKLLEIGKNLGYEVFYTTEKGINKTAKSKYILIKRLNAGSYNMTFSRFQALLFKYIIPHKVQSIPRKVRS